GGACTCAGCGGCGTCTTCACCTTCGGCGCCATTATCGCCGGCCAGGTGTTCGGGTTCAGCTTCATCGAGCTCGTCATCTTCGGCATCGCCGCGAACCTCATCGCGGGGATCTCCACGCTCCTCGCGGGTCGCCTTGACGATCGCCTCGGTCCGAAGACGATCATCATGTTCTCACTCGGCGCCATGATCGTCGCGGGCGTCGGCGTCTTCCTTCTCGTCGATGCCGGCACCGTCGTCTTCTGGGTCGGTGGGCTTCTGCTGTGCGCCTTCGTCGGTCCTGCGCAGGCGTCGTCGCGATCCTTCCTCGCGCGAGTGACCCCCGCCGGTCGCGAGGGTGAGATCTTCGGCCTGTACGCCACGACGGGGCGCGCCGCGAGTTGGATGGCCTCGCTCCTGTGGGCGGTGCTGATCACCCTCACGGCGACGACCGCATACGGCATCCTCGGGATCGTCCTCGTTCTCGCCCTCGGCCTCGCGCTCCTCATCCCCGTGAAGGCCCCCCCGCGTATCGCCGCCTAGGAACCCGCCCGCGCTGGGTCGCCGCCCCGGTGCCGCCCACCCGCGTGCCGCCCGCCCGTGTGCCGAGAAGACCCAGACTGCTGCGAACACGCCGAAATTGCAGCAGTTCAGGTCTTCTCGCCCGGCCGGTGCCCGACTCCGCGTGCCAGCCCGCGCCGTGCCAGCCCGCGCCGTGCCGCCCCGCGCCCTGTCGGTCCGAGCCGGGTCGTCGCCGGCTACCGAGAAGACCCATACTGCTGCGAACGCGCCCGAATTGCAGCAGTTCGGGTCTTCTCGCCCTGGGGTGGGGTCCGACGTCGCAGCGGCCTTCGGCGCCGAGAAGACGCCAAACGCTCGCGCGAGGCCCGATTTCGAGCGGTTCGGGTCTTCTCGGCGTGAGGGGGTCCGGCGTCAGCGGGGGCGGGGCCAGGAGGCCGCGAGCTTGGCGAGGAGGCGTGCCAGTTCGTCGGCCTCTACCGGCGTGAAGTCGGCGAGCGCCGCTCCCACCGCCTCGACGCGGGCGCCGCGGGCCTGCGAGACGACGGCCCTGCCGGCATCCGTCAGCACGATGTCGGTGCGCCGCGCGTCCGCGGCATTCGCCTCACGACGCACATGCCCCTCGGCCACGGCGGCCTGGACGAGACGGCTCGCGCGCGGCTGATCGACGCCGATCCGCTCCGCGAGCTCCGAGACCGAGAGTGGGGCGGATGCCGCGGCGAGAGCCTCGAGCAGACGAAAGCGCGCCGCGAATCGCGCCATCGGACCGTGCTCGCCCCACTTGCCGCCGAAGGGACCGCGTCCGCCGTGCGGGCCACCGTGCTCGCCATGACCGCCGGCACCCCAGGGCCCTCCGCGCCCGGGACTGCCCGGATGCGCCCAGGGTGGCGAGCCGGCACCCGGCGATGGGCGCGGGCCGCGCAGCTGCGCGAGGGCGGCGGCGATGCGCTCGGACGGAAGCGCGGCATCCTTTTCGGTCACTTCGTCAGGATACATGCCACTTGACATGCTTCCCGATTGCATGTCACACTGCATGTGCATGTCAGGCGACATGTAAATACTCGGATCCCCCCGGATCCCACGAAAGGACTTCACATGACCACCGAGAACGCACCACACACACCGCCCCAGCGGCCACTCGGCTCCTGGCTTCGCGTCGTCGACGGACTCATCTCCGCCGAGTTCGCTGAGGCCTTCGCCGCCGAGGGCATCGACCGCCGCGACTGGATGCTGCTGAGCGTCATGGCCGGCGAGGCCGACGTCCCTCCCTTCGCGGCGAAGCTCGCTCGTCGCGGCAAGAGACTGCGCCGCCTCGAGGAACGAGGGTGGGCCTCCGAGCAGTCGGACGGCACCTGGACCCTCACCGATGAAGGCCGCCAGGCGAAGGAGCGCCTCGGCGCGATCCTCGACGGCATCCGCCAGCGCGTCGCGGGAGCCGTGTCTCCCGAGGACTTCGCCACGACGATGGCCTCACTCGAGGCGATCGCCCGCGAACTCGGCGGCGACGACCCCGACGCCCACGCATGGCGAGGCGGACGCGGCTTCGGCCGCCGCTTCGGTCACCGCGGCGCGCCCCGTTTCGAGCACGACGGACCCGGCCCGTTCGGACCAGGCCCGTTCGGACCCGGCCCGTTCGGACCCCGCCACCGGCGTGGGCACGCACCGTTCGGGCACGACGATTTCGACGTTTCGGACGGTCGGCGGTTCCGCCCCGGCCCGCACGGTCGCCGCTGCCGCAGCGAGCATGCGCACGGCCGGCCCGAGCACGCGACCGAGCACGCCTACGAGCGCGGGTTCGAAGCAGGGCTCGCCCACGGACGCAGCGCGTAGCCGCGGCATCCACACATCCCGAGGAGGGGCGTCGCGTGACAGCGGCGTCCCTCCTCTGCGTCGTGCTCGCGACTCAGCGCAGCGGGTCGCGCCCATCGTCGTCGGTCGACCGGTCCGGAACATCCGCGACGTCGCCGGTCGGCACACCACCGGGCTCGGCGTTCGCGGCATCCAGTGCGGCCCGTGTGGCCCGACGCGACGGCTGGTCGCCGACCACCGGCACAGCTGCTGTCGGGGGGTCGTTCCGCAGGCCGATGCTCCGGCCGAGGCGGCGCAGCCACGACGGTTCGTGGATCACGCCCTCCTCGGCAGGCGCCTCCACTTCGAGTCCGTAGTACTCGCCGATCTGATCGACCAGCTGGGCGCGCGCCGCACGATCGTACGCCCGCCGCTCGCGACTGAACGCGACGACCGTCGACCAGCACATGAGCAGCATGATGACGCTGAAGGGCAGGGCGATGATGATCGCCGCGGTCTGGAGAGCCTGCAGCCCTCCCGTCAGCAGGAGCGCCACGGCGAGCACGGCCGTCGCGAGCGTGAAGAACACACGTACCCACTTGCGCGGATTGATCTGCCCGCCCGTCGCGATCATGCCCATCACGAGCGCACCCGAGTCCGACGACGTGATGAAGAAGATCGTGATGAGGAGGATGACGCCGATCGTGAGCACGGGTGTCCCCGGGATGTACTCGAGCAGCTGGAACAGCGACGTGTTGAGGTCGACAGTGCCCTCGGGCGTCGTCATCGACCCCGGCTGGGTCAGCTCGAGGTAGAGCGCCGAACCGCCCAGGACGGCGAACCACAGGATCGTGATGAGGGTCGGAACGATGATGACGCCCATCACGAACTGGCGGACGGTGCGTCCGCGCGAGATGCGGGCGATGAAGATCCCGACGAAGGGTGCCCACGAGATCCACCACCCCCAGTAGAACGACGTCCATGCGGCCTGCCACTCTTCGCCCGCGGCTCCCTGGAAGGCGCTCACGTTGAACGAGAGCCCGATGAATCCCTGGATGTAGTTGCCGATCGATTGCACCCACTCGCGCAGGAGGAACTCGGTCTGGCCGAAGATCAGGAGGTAGAGCACGAGGAGCCCTGCCAGGACCAGGTTGATCGAGGAGAGCCACTTCATGCCCTTCGTGACCCCCGACAGCACCGACATCAGCACGAAGACGGTGATGACCGAGATGATGCCGATCTGCACCGGCTCGGAGGGTTCGAGGATGCCGGCCGAGTCGAGGCCCGCGCTGATCTGAAGGACACCGAGGCCGAGCGATGTCGCGACGCCGAACAGTGTGCCGACGAGCGCAACGACGTCGATCGCATTCCCCCACCCGCCGCGGACGCGCTTGCCGAGGAGAGGTTCCAAGGCCCAGCGGATCGAGATCGGGCGTTTCCGCCGATGGATCGCGTAGGCGAGGCCGAGGCCGACGACGACGTAGATCGACCAGGCCTGAACGCCCCAGTGCAGGTAGGTCTGGCTGAGGGCCGCCTGCGCGAGCTGCTCGGGCGTACCTGTCAGTCCGGGGCGCGGGGTGACGAAGTGGCTGAGGGGTTCACTGACCCCATAGAAGACGAGTCCGATACCCATGCCCGCGGCGAACAGCAGCGAGAACCACGCGCCGAGCGAGAACTCGGGCTTGTCGTCGTCGGCACCGAGGCGGATGTCGCCGAAGCGGCTGAATCCGATCGCGAGCGCGAAGACGACGAAGAAGGCCGCGATGAGCACGTAGTACCAGTTGAACGCGTTGACGATCGAGGTCTGGATCGCATCGAACGCGGCCTCGGCGGCGCTGGGCGCGAGGAGCGCGAACGCGCTGAACGCCACGACGATCACCGCTGCGGGCC
This genomic stretch from Microbacterium sp. SLBN-146 harbors:
- a CDS encoding BCCT family transporter, which encodes MATTASADSATPTSPQPKSTIKRWVFWPAAVIVVAFSAFALLAPSAAEAAFDAIQTSIVNAFNWYYVLIAAFFVVFALAIGFSRFGDIRLGADDDKPEFSLGAWFSLLFAAGMGIGLVFYGVSEPLSHFVTPRPGLTGTPEQLAQAALSQTYLHWGVQAWSIYVVVGLGLAYAIHRRKRPISIRWALEPLLGKRVRGGWGNAIDVVALVGTLFGVATSLGLGVLQISAGLDSAGILEPSEPVQIGIISVITVFVLMSVLSGVTKGMKWLSSINLVLAGLLVLYLLIFGQTEFLLREWVQSIGNYIQGFIGLSFNVSAFQGAAGEEWQAAWTSFYWGWWISWAPFVGIFIARISRGRTVRQFVMGVIIVPTLITILWFAVLGGSALYLELTQPGSMTTPEGTVDLNTSLFQLLEYIPGTPVLTIGVILLITIFFITSSDSGALVMGMIATGGQINPRKWVRVFFTLATAVLAVALLLTGGLQALQTAAIIIALPFSVIMLLMCWSTVVAFSRERRAYDRAARAQLVDQIGEYYGLEVEAPAEEGVIHEPSWLRRLGRSIGLRNDPPTAAVPVVGDQPSRRATRAALDAANAEPGGVPTGDVADVPDRSTDDDGRDPLR
- a CDS encoding MarR family winged helix-turn-helix transcriptional regulator encodes the protein MTEKDAALPSERIAAALAQLRGPRPSPGAGSPPWAHPGSPGRGGPWGAGGHGEHGGPHGGRGPFGGKWGEHGPMARFAARFRLLEALAAASAPLSVSELAERIGVDQPRASRLVQAAVAEGHVRREANAADARRTDIVLTDAGRAVVSQARGARVEAVGAALADFTPVEADELARLLAKLAASWPRPR